The following coding sequences lie in one Rissa tridactyla isolate bRisTri1 chromosome Z, bRisTri1.patW.cur.20221130, whole genome shotgun sequence genomic window:
- the PLAA gene encoding phospholipase A-2-activating protein translates to MAGEGGAYRLRCSLVGHRQDVRGLTCGIFPPGGFVSVSRDRTARLWAPDGLNRGFTEMHCMSGHSNFVSCVCIIPPSDLYPRGLIATGGNDHNICIFTVDNPAPLYTLKGHKNAVCSLSSGKFGTLLSGSWDTTAKVWLNDRCMMTLQGHTAAIWAVKILPEQGLMLTGSADKTIKLWKAGRCERTYTGHEDCVRGLAILSEMEFLSCANDASVRRWQISGECLQVYYGHTNYIYSISVFPHCKDFVTTGEDRSLRIWKQGECAQTIRLPAQSVWCCCVLDNGDIVVGASDGIIRVFTASLERTASAEEIQVFENELSQASIDPKTGDLGDINANDLPGREHLKDPGTRDGQTRLIKDNGKVEAYQWSVSEGRWIKIGDVVGSSGATQQTSGKVLFEGKEYDYVFTIDVNESGPSYKLPYNITDDPWLTAYNFLQKNDLNPMFLDQVAKFIIDNTKGQTLLSTSAQYSDPFTGAGRYVPGSSSGSSTIPAADPFTGAGRYVPGSASNAIAPVGGVDPYTGMGAYQSAAAKVENIYFPKKDAVTFDQANPTQILGKLKELNGSASEEHKLTEDELIILEKLLSATCNNSSETPTAQQLQTLWRAVNWPEDIVFPALDILRVSVRHPTVNENFCSEKDHVQFIILLLKFLNPNGKQANQLLALRALCNCFVSQAGQKLMMEQRDEIMTQAIEAKSGTNKNIHIALATLTLNYAVCLHKVNNIEGKAQCLSVISTVMEVVQDLEAVFRLLVALGTLISDDTSAVQLAKSLGVDSQIKKYASVSEPAKVKECCRFVLNLL, encoded by the exons ATGGCGGGCGAGGGCGGCGCGTACCGGCTTCGCTGCTCCCTGGTGGGGCACAGGCAGGACGTGCGGGGCCTGACGTGCGGTATCTTCCCGCCGGGCGGTTTCGTGTCCGTCTCCCGGGACCGAACTGCGCGGCTCTGGGCTCCTGACGG TCTTAACAGGGGTTTTACTGAAATGCACTGTATGAGTGGCCACTCAAATTTTgtatcttgtgtgtgcatcataCCTCCAAGTGACCTCTATCCTCGTGGGCTGATTGCAACTGGTGGCAATGATCATAATATTTGCATTTTCACAGTTGACAACCCAGCTCCTCTTTACACCCTTAAGGGTCATAAGAACGCAG TTTGCAGTCTTTCATCTGGGAAATTCGGCACATTATTAAGTGGATCGTGGGATACAACAGCCAAGGTCTGGTTGAATGACAGATGTATGATGACACTACAG ggtcaCACAGCTGCAATATGGGCAGTGAAAATACTGCCTGAACAGGGATTAATGTTGACTGGCTCAGCTGACAAAACTATTAAACTGTGGAAGGCAGGAAGATGTGAAAGAACATACACTG GACATGAAGATTGTGTGAGAGGTCTAGCTATTCTCAGTGAAATGGAATTCCTTTCCTGTGCTAATGATGCTAGTGTTCGAAGATGGCAGATCTCTGGCGAGTGTCTGCAGGTGTATTATGGACATACAAATTACATATACAGCATCTCTGTCTTCCCTCACTGTAAAG attttgtaACTACTGGAGAGGATAGATCTCTTAGAATCTGGAAACAAGGGGAATGTGCTCAAACTATCAGACTTCCAGCTCAGTCTGTATGGTGCTGCTGTGTGTTAGATAATGGTGACATCGTAGTTGGTGCAAG TGATGGAATTATAAGAGTGTTTACAGCATCTTTGGAACGTACAGCAAGTGCTGAGGAGATTCAAGTTTTTGAAAATGAGCTTTCCCAAGCATCCATTGACCCTAAAACTGGTGATTTAGGAGATATTAATGCTAATGACCTTCCTGGAAGAGAACATCTTAAGGATCCTG GAACAAGAGATGGACAGACACGGCTTATTAAAGATAATGGGAAAGTAGAAGCATATCAATGGAGTGTTAGTGAAGGAAGATGGATAAAGATTGGTGATGTTGTTGGTTCTTCTGGAGCCACGCAACAAACATCTGGAAAGGTTTTATTTGAAGGAAAG GAGTATGACTATGTTTTCACTATTGATGTAAATGAAAGTGGGCCTTCCTACAAACTGCCATATAACATCACGGATGATCCTTGGCTGACTGCATACAATTTCCTGCAGAAGAATGATCTAAATCCTATGTTTCTGGATCAGGTGGCCAAGTTTATTATTGACAACACTAAAGGGCAAACACTGTTGAGTACAAGTGCTCAATATTCCGATCCATTTACAG GTGCTGGACGTTATGTGCCAGGCTCTTCATCTGGGTCAAGTACAATACCTGCAGCAGATCCATTTACAG GTGCTGGTCGCTATGTTCCTGGTTCAGCATCAAATGCAATAGCTCCAGTGGGTGGGGTTGATCCCTATACAG GAATGGGCGCCTACCAGTCAGCTGCAGCTaaagttgaaaatatttattttccgaAGAAGGATGCTGTCACATTTGACCAGGCAAATCCTACACAGATACTTG GCAAATTAAAGGAACTTAATGGCAGTGCAAGTGAAGAACATAAGCTTACAGAAGATGAGTTGATAATCCTAGAAAAGTTATTGTCTGCAACATGCAACAACTCTTCAGAAACACCTACAGCACAGCAACTTCAGACTTTATGGAGAGCAGTTAACTGGCCAGAAG aTATTGTCTTTCCAGCCCTAGACATTCTTAGAGTGTCTGTCAGGCATCCCACTGTGAATGAGAACTTCTGCAGTGAAAAGGATCACGTCCAATTTATCATCCTTCTCCTTAAATTTCTGAACCCTAACGGAAAGCAAGCAAACCAGCTGTTGGCACTTAGAGCTCTTTGCAATTGCTTTGTCAGCCAGGCAGGCCAGAAGCTCATGATGGAACAGAGGGATGAAATCATGACACAAGCAATAGAAGCGAAGTCGGGCACTAATAAGAACATCCACATTGCGCTTGCTACGCTGACATTGAACTATGCTGTATGTTTACATAAAGTCAACAACATCGAGGGCAAAGCTCAATGTTTGTCAGTAATCAGCACAGTTATGGAAGTCGTTCAAGATCTTGAAGCTGTTTTTAGACTGCTTGTGGCTCTTGGGACGCTAATCAGTGATGACACAAGTGCTGTGCAATTAGCTAAGTCTCTTGGAGTTGACTCTCAAATAAAAAAGTATGCCTCTGTATCAGAACCGGCTAAAGTAAAGGAATGCTGTAGGTTTGTTCTTAATCTGCTGTAA
- the LRRC19 gene encoding leucine-rich repeat-containing protein 19: MITVLHNNSFCNLTELLILDISNNHISTVHKAAFAGLNQLSVLNLSYNMITQLDSDVFTSLKSLTVLNLQNNLLKSFHIKSPFKLIEIGLAGNPWNCSSDLLDLQIWLKDPSVTMANEDNATCTFPKIMEKLSIKTAVIQPDDCKIEKASLENTVTSTSAIKVKSSALLTTQMPNNITENNRTRADLPPLGKSWTFLAGVLGFVLSTTLLIFTAIKCPTWYHYLISYSHRRLEENDSEMFEEEFSADMSSSPTVSGTDNEEPIVILEKIHAFVPGEDGFIEDKYIDSYVTEES; this comes from the exons ATGATTACTGTACTGCATAATAACAGTTTCTGCAATCTGACAGAACTTCTAATTCTGGATATCAGCAACAATCATATTAGCACAGTTCATAAAGCAGCATTTGCAGGGTTAAATCAACTGTCAGTGTTGAATCTATCCTATAACATGATTACTCAACTAGATTCAGATGTATTTACCTCTCTAAAAAGTCTGACAGTTTTAAATCTACAGAATAACCTTCTCAAATCTTTTCATATAAAATCACCTTTTAAATTGATTGAAATCGGTTTAGCTGGAAACCCATGGAACTGCTCCAGTGACCTCCTTGATTTACAAATATGGCTAAAGGACCCCAGTGTGACAATGG CAAATGAAGACAACGCTACATGTACATTCCCAAAAATCATGGAAAAACTCTCCATCAAGACAGCAGTTATCCAACCAGATGACTGCAAAATTGAAAAAGCTTCTTTAGAAAACACTGTAACTTCCACTTCTGCCATTAAGGTTAAAAGCAGTGCCTTACTAACAACTCAGATGCCAAACAACATCACTGAAAACAATAGAACACGTGCAG ATTTACCACCTCTTGGCAAAAGTTGGACCTTCCTAGCGGGTGTTCTAGGGTTTGTCCTTAGCACTACACTCCTGATTTTTACTGCTATAAAATGCCCAACATGGTATCACTATTTGATCAGCTACAGTCACCGTCGTCTGGAAGAAAATGACTCGGAGATGTTTGAAGAGGAGTTCTCAGCTGACATGAGTTCTTCTCCTACAGTATCGGGTACAGACAATGAAGAGCCCATAGTGATACTTGAGAAGATTCATGCATTTGTTCCTGGGGAAGATGGATTTATTGAGGATAAATACATAGATTCTTATGTAACTGAGGAGAGTTAA